A portion of the Bacteroides faecium genome contains these proteins:
- a CDS encoding mechanosensitive ion channel family protein produces MLLLFQATATQVADSTQVVADKLMEEAIANADGLDKLSLITQQLIDFGIRAGERILIAVIVFIVGRFLISMLNRFIVRLMDKRKVDISIKTFVKSLVNILLTILLIISVVGALGVETTSFAALLASAGVAVGMALSGNLQNFAGGLIVLLFKPYKVGDWIESQGVSGTVKEIQIFHTILTTGDNKVIYIPNGAMSSGVVTNYNTQTTRRVEWIVGIDYGEDYNKVQQIVRDILAADSRILNEPAPFIALHALDASSVNVVARVWVNSGDYWGVYFDINKAIYETFNEKGINFPFPQLTVHQGN; encoded by the coding sequence ATGCTACTATTATTTCAAGCAACAGCAACACAAGTTGCGGACTCTACGCAAGTGGTCGCAGATAAATTAATGGAAGAAGCGATAGCTAATGCCGACGGCTTAGATAAATTATCGCTTATCACTCAACAGTTAATAGATTTTGGAATACGTGCCGGCGAACGTATCTTGATTGCGGTCATCGTTTTCATTGTAGGACGTTTCCTTATCTCGATGCTCAACAGGTTCATCGTGCGGCTGATGGATAAAAGAAAAGTCGATATAAGTATCAAGACTTTCGTCAAAAGTCTGGTAAATATTCTGTTGACTATCCTATTGATTATTTCCGTTGTCGGTGCGCTGGGTGTTGAAACGACTTCGTTTGCGGCTCTTTTGGCTTCTGCCGGTGTCGCTGTCGGTATGGCTTTGTCCGGCAACTTGCAGAACTTCGCAGGCGGACTGATTGTACTCTTATTCAAGCCTTACAAAGTAGGCGACTGGATTGAAAGCCAGGGAGTTTCGGGAACAGTGAAAGAGATTCAAATCTTCCATACTATTCTGACTACGGGAGATAACAAGGTGATTTATATACCGAACGGTGCAATGAGCAGCGGAGTAGTGACGAACTACAATACACAGACAACCCGCCGTGTAGAATGGATTGTCGGCATTGACTACGGAGAAGATTATAATAAGGTACAGCAAATTGTCCGTGACATACTGGCGGCTGATTCACGTATCCTGAACGAACCTGCACCGTTTATAGCTCTTCATGCGCTGGATGCCAGCAGTGTAAATGTAGTAGCTCGTGTGTGGGTGAACAGTGGAGATTATTGGGGAGTATATTTCGATATTAATAAGGCAATTTATGAAACCTTTAATGAGAAAGGCATCAATTTC